In a genomic window of bacterium:
- a CDS encoding SIMPL domain-containing protein codes for MNTRTTLVLGVCLVAAGAVLGWTLGSGALRVKALDRTVVVKGLAEREIPADVVIWPIAFTAADNDLNALYGTIGGQSAAIEKFLAGAGIPADEITRNAPAIVDKLAQSYGGNEARFRYSATQVVTVYSRDVARVRAAQKGLADLGRQGIVFSGEQYGTQTQYLFTGLNDIKPDMIEEATRNAREVGEKFARDSSSTLGKIRSAQQGQFSITDRDQNNPHIKKVRVVSTVEYYLSD; via the coding sequence ATGAACACCAGGACCACCCTCGTGCTCGGCGTGTGCCTCGTCGCGGCCGGCGCCGTGCTCGGCTGGACCCTCGGCTCCGGCGCCCTGCGCGTCAAGGCCCTCGACCGCACCGTCGTGGTCAAGGGCCTCGCCGAACGCGAGATCCCGGCCGACGTCGTCATCTGGCCCATCGCCTTCACCGCGGCCGACAACGACCTGAACGCCCTCTACGGGACCATCGGCGGGCAGAGCGCCGCCATCGAGAAGTTCCTCGCCGGGGCCGGCATTCCCGCCGACGAGATCACCCGCAACGCGCCGGCGATCGTCGACAAGCTGGCCCAGTCGTACGGCGGCAACGAGGCGCGCTTCCGCTACTCGGCGACGCAGGTCGTGACCGTGTACTCCCGGGACGTGGCGCGGGTGCGCGCGGCGCAGAAGGGTCTGGCCGACCTGGGCCGCCAGGGCATCGTCTTCAGCGGCGAACAGTACGGCACCCAGACCCAGTACCTCTTCACCGGCCTGAACGACATCAAGCCCGACATGATCGAGGAGGCCACGCGCAACGCCCGCGAGGTGGGCGAGAAGTTCGCGCGCGACAGCAGCAGCACCCTCGGCAAGATCCGCTCGGCGCAGCAGGGCCAGTTCTCGATCACCGACCGCGACCAGAACAATCCGCACATCAAGAAGGTGCGCGTAGTGTCGACGGTGGAGTACTACCTCTCCGACTAG
- a CDS encoding glycosyltransferase, producing MTDAGTILSIVIAARNQLNSLKFTLLTLRDQPPAVPCEIIVVDCGSDDDSGQFLANQAEKGELRLVSLDRNPGRTAARNSGAGLARGKYLMFLDPGVVVGPHWSEALLATLERDPLAGAVAGKIILPDGLIDHAGLAVLETATEHGPRLTGRAIHAGQRAEAPGSTRPLSVQGLAGEALMVRASAFFAVGGFDDGLGREFSRPKPMAEAEPAGLDLSLRLGERGWTRVYRHESIMTRLRVSEVEAPEDPVLARRTAADDQALISANWLGRIRPDFTISADGRVAPVEHGAIRPWREPLIAFPANTYTGRLHPDRSAANAADVADIRASVVVLCHNAAAYTERCAASLLRHTDPRHELIFVDNGSTDGTADLLAGLAGRHARVRVIRSATNLGFAGGNNLGLAAASGRHLVLLNSDTIVTAGWLERLVRAAERHPRAGLVGAVTNEISGLQRLSTVGYRTGDLDDVAGLDAFAAAHARDEAGRVDRTLRLTGFCLLIKRELLARIGGLDEVFGIGNYEDNDYCLRAHLAGYECLIARDCFVHHFGSRSFAAAGVDYVAQIHKQWDVFKRKWNIPAAIAFNGPVDLDRILARGFRAELHFHPLPAATGTGKEVPETVTAEG from the coding sequence ATGACCGACGCCGGAACGATCCTCTCGATCGTCATCGCCGCACGCAACCAATTGAACAGCTTGAAGTTCACGCTGCTGACGCTGCGCGACCAACCCCCTGCCGTTCCCTGCGAGATCATCGTCGTCGACTGCGGGTCGGACGACGACTCCGGCCAGTTCCTGGCCAACCAAGCGGAAAAGGGTGAACTGCGCCTGGTCAGCCTCGACCGCAATCCCGGCCGCACCGCGGCGCGGAACAGCGGCGCGGGCCTGGCGCGGGGGAAATACCTGATGTTCCTGGACCCGGGCGTGGTGGTCGGCCCGCACTGGTCCGAAGCCCTGCTGGCGACCCTGGAGCGGGACCCGCTGGCGGGTGCGGTGGCGGGGAAGATCATCCTGCCGGACGGCCTCATCGACCACGCCGGACTGGCCGTGCTGGAGACGGCCACCGAGCACGGCCCGCGCCTGACCGGGCGCGCCATCCACGCGGGACAGCGGGCCGAGGCGCCCGGCTCGACCCGCCCCCTCAGCGTGCAGGGTCTGGCCGGCGAGGCCCTGATGGTGCGGGCGAGCGCGTTCTTCGCCGTGGGCGGTTTCGACGACGGTCTCGGGCGGGAGTTCAGCCGGCCCAAGCCCATGGCCGAGGCCGAGCCCGCGGGGCTCGATCTCTCCCTGCGTCTGGGCGAGCGCGGCTGGACCCGCGTGTACCGCCACGAGAGCATCATGACCCGGCTGCGCGTGTCGGAGGTCGAGGCGCCCGAGGATCCGGTCCTGGCGCGGCGCACCGCGGCCGACGACCAGGCGCTGATCTCGGCCAACTGGCTCGGGCGCATCCGGCCCGACTTCACCATCAGCGCCGACGGGCGCGTGGCCCCGGTGGAGCACGGGGCGATCCGGCCCTGGCGCGAACCGCTGATCGCGTTCCCGGCGAACACCTACACGGGGCGCCTGCACCCGGACCGCTCGGCGGCGAACGCGGCCGACGTGGCGGACATCCGCGCGTCGGTGGTGGTGCTGTGCCACAACGCGGCGGCCTACACCGAGCGCTGCGCCGCGTCGCTGCTGCGCCACACCGATCCCCGGCATGAGCTGATCTTCGTCGACAACGGCAGCACCGACGGCACGGCCGACCTGCTGGCCGGGCTGGCCGGGCGCCACGCGCGCGTGCGCGTGATCCGCAGCGCGACCAACCTGGGCTTCGCCGGCGGCAACAACCTGGGTCTGGCCGCCGCATCCGGCCGCCACCTGGTGCTGCTGAACAGCGACACGATCGTGACCGCGGGCTGGCTCGAGCGGCTCGTGCGCGCGGCCGAGCGCCATCCGCGGGCCGGGCTCGTGGGCGCCGTGACCAACGAGATCTCGGGCCTGCAGCGGCTCAGCACGGTGGGCTACCGCACGGGCGACCTGGACGACGTCGCGGGCCTCGACGCGTTCGCGGCCGCGCACGCCCGCGACGAGGCCGGACGGGTCGACCGCACCCTGCGGCTGACCGGCTTCTGCCTGCTCATCAAGCGCGAGCTGCTCGCGCGCATCGGCGGGCTGGACGAGGTCTTCGGCATCGGCAACTACGAGGACAACGACTACTGCCTGCGGGCGCATCTGGCCGGCTACGAGTGCCTGATCGCCCGCGACTGCTTCGTGCACCACTTCGGCAGCCGCAGCTTCGCGGCGGCCGGCGTGGATTATGTGGCGCAGATCCACAAACAGTGGGATGTTTTCAAGCGCAAGTGGAACATCCCCGCGGCGATCGCCTTCAACGGCCCGGTCGACCTGGACCGGATCCTGGCGCGGGGCTTCCGGGCCGAACTGCACTTCCACCCCCTGCCGGCCGCGACCGGCACCGGAAAGGAGGTGCCCGAGACCGTGACCGCGGAGGGGTGA